GCAATGCATCGAGAGATGAGAGACGATTCAAGGCTGTTGCAAAATACTGTTGGCAATAAAATTTATCCCATGCTTATGTTGTGAAATTTTTGCATTTCAGCTTCTACGACCAAGGGCGAAAAAATTAGGTCTAGGTAAGATGGAAACTAGGAAAATTAGTGTTTTAGCTTTATAAGTTTTACCAGTAAATGActgttctgttttcattcaaagGTACTGCCTACATCCATGGCATGAAGCACGCGACTGGGAACTTCATCATTATTATGGATGCAGATCTTTCTCACCATGTGAGTAGCACTTGTTAAATTTCAGAACAACCTCAAGGTGATCAGTTAATCAAATTgaagatgcctttttttttttgcacccatgaactttttaaatgtaacagGGTCGTTAAGTAGATTTGTACAGCTTTATATttgatttctctctttttttattttttttcattttcagcccaAGTTTATCCCTGAATTTATTAAGTAAGTGTcctttgaatgtttttattaatttccctTTGGACTATTTTTCTGCTCATATGCACAGTGAAATAAGTATGGTTGATGTATGTTaagttttggtcatttttttcttcatcagaaAACAGAAGGAAGGTAATTACGATCTTGTGTCTGGTACTCGATACCGTGGCAATGGAGGTGTATACGGTTGGGATCTGCGCAGGAAACTCATCAGGTAGCAGCTAGTTAAGAATGCTTTCTCTCTAGATTATATCcctgatttaattttcttttgtgtctttgtcttCCCAGTCGGGGGGCAAACTTTTTGACTCAAGTGTTGTTGAGACCGGGAGCGTCAGACCTTACAGGTAGCTTCAGGTAAGTATTGGGGATTTAAATGCcactgattcatttattttttgttattatgtGTGTACGGGGCTGTGCTTTCTAATACCTTGCTGCATTGTTTTCCACTTATTTCAGACTGTACAAGAAAAATGTGTTGGAGAGTCTGGTGGAGCGGTGTGTGTCAAAAGGGTACGTCTTTCAGATGGAGATGATTGTCCGAGCCAGACAACTCAACTATACAATCGGAGAAGTacgacttttttcttttttttttctagataaATTGTTTCTGTTCATGGCACACACCCTGCCATAACACTGAATTGGGCCTTTGTTTAACAGCTTTGTTGAAAATTCTGCTTTTTGACATCACTTATAGGTGTAAATGTCTTGGAAATCACTGTAAAATGTTAATGTGGTTGAAATCAATACCCCCAAGAGGGAATTGCATAGATTTTTCTGGACTAAAACCAAATTAGACCACTGATCTGTcacataaagacattttatttcctttatggGGAAAATAGgtgtttttcagtgttatttAAGTCAATCCTACTTTTATCCTAAACCTGTAAATCCTCTGAAAaaccattttctctttttccacaCCACAGGTACCAATTACCTTTGTGGATCGACTTTATGGAGAGTCCAAACTGGGAGGGAATGAAATTTTATCATTTGCGAAAGGACTACTCACACTCTTCGCCACAACGTGAATAGCAATGTGCTCCATGTCATCCTGCAATCTCGTAGCTTTTCTCTCAGCGTTCATGTCACCGTCTTTGTTCAGAAGTTGTATCAGAATAGTaatgaggagagaaaaaagctGCCCTTCCCTGTGGTCTCATAGCGTCATGACGGTAGATGGCAAGGCGAGACGTCTATCCCCATTatcaataaaatgatgtaaaataattcTCTCAGAATCGTGAAGGATTATAGTGCTTTAAATTCCCATCATCCTCTTTAATGACTTGCAGGATAAGCACATCGATCATTCCCAACGCAGCTGGCTGGACTCTGCTTTAACAAAGATGTCAAATGGGTCTCCCTTGTTATTTGTGTCAAAATAAATTGTTTGTATTGCTTGCTGTGTTTTGTTCCTGTCCCTTTTTTTGTATTCAAGCCAACGCTTTGGAAGAATTTAACCCTTTTCATAAAAATCGTGTGCAAGGACAATGCCAATCCTGTTCTGGATGATTATGATCAAAACCACTAGTCCCAGTTCACGGGAGACTCACGCAGCAAAATAAGATGTTTATTACCCCTGCCAAGGTGGATGTTATGTTATCGGTGGGGTTGGTTTGCCTGTCTGTTatcaacataactcaaaaatttACAGACTGATTATGAGTTAaaattaaaggaaatgtcaaaaACTAAA
This region of Melanotaenia boesemani isolate fMelBoe1 chromosome 13, fMelBoe1.pri, whole genome shotgun sequence genomic DNA includes:
- the dpm1 gene encoding dolichol-phosphate mannosyltransferase subunit 1, producing MTSRKTPQLNRNDGDKYSVLLPTYNERENLPLIVWLLVKYFGESGYNYEIIVIDDGSPDGTLELAEQLQKIYGEDKILLRPRAKKLGLGTAYIHGMKHATGNFIIIMDADLSHHPKFIPEFIKKQKEGNYDLVSGTRYRGNGGVYGWDLRRKLISRGANFLTQVLLRPGASDLTGSFRLYKKNVLESLVERCVSKGYVFQMEMIVRARQLNYTIGEVPITFVDRLYGESKLGGNEILSFAKGLLTLFATT